One part of the Streptococcus sp. oral taxon 431 genome encodes these proteins:
- the fmt gene encoding methionyl-tRNA formyltransferase → MTKLIFMGTPEFSATVLKGLLTDDRYEIVAVVTQPDRAVGRKKVIQETPVKQAAKEAGLPIYQPEKLSGSPEMEAIMNLGADGIVTAAFGQFLPSKLLDSMDFAVNVHASLLPKHRGGAPIHYALIQGDEEAGVTIMEMVKEMDAGDMISRRSIPITDEDNVGTLFEKLAIVGRDLLLDTLPAYIAGEIQPQPQDPSQVTFSPNIKPEEEKLDWNKTNRQLFNQIRGMNPWPVAHTFLKGERFKIYEALPVEGEGNPGEIISIGKKELIVATAEGALSLKQVQPAGKPKMDIASFLNGVGRTLAVGEQFGD, encoded by the coding sequence ATGACAAAACTAATATTTATGGGAACGCCTGAATTTTCAGCGACTGTTTTAAAGGGACTTTTGACAGATGACCGCTACGAGATTGTTGCAGTTGTAACTCAGCCAGACCGTGCGGTTGGACGTAAAAAAGTCATCCAAGAAACCCCAGTCAAACAAGCAGCCAAAGAAGCAGGTCTTCCTATCTACCAGCCTGAAAAATTATCTGGTAGTCCAGAAATGGAAGCCATCATGAATTTGGGAGCTGACGGGATTGTAACAGCAGCTTTTGGACAATTCCTCCCAAGTAAACTCCTTGATAGCATGGATTTTGCAGTCAATGTTCATGCTTCGCTCCTTCCTAAACACCGTGGTGGTGCTCCTATCCATTATGCCTTGATTCAGGGTGATGAGGAGGCAGGAGTAACCATTATGGAGATGGTCAAGGAGATGGATGCAGGAGATATGATTTCTCGTCGTAGTATTCCAATTACAGATGAGGACAATGTAGGAACCTTGTTTGAGAAATTGGCGATTGTTGGTCGTGATTTGCTTTTGGATACTTTGCCTGCATACATTGCTGGCGAGATTCAGCCTCAACCGCAGGACCCAAGCCAGGTTACATTTTCGCCTAATATCAAACCTGAAGAAGAAAAGTTGGACTGGAACAAGACCAATCGTCAACTCTTTAACCAAATTCGTGGGATGAATCCTTGGCCAGTTGCTCATACTTTTCTAAAGGGCGAACGCTTCAAAATCTATGAAGCTCTGCCTGTAGAAGGCGAGGGGAATCCAGGTGAGATTATCTCTATCGGTAAGAAAGAATTGATTGTCGCAACAGCAGAAGGAGCCCTGTCTCTCAAGCAGGTTCAACCAGCAGGAAAACCTAAAATGGACATTGCTTCCTTCCTCAACGGTGTGGGACGAACTTTGGCAGTAGGAGAACAATTTGGTGACTAA
- a CDS encoding Stp1/IreP family PP2C-type Ser/Thr phosphatase, producing the protein MEISLLTDVGQKRTNNQDYVNLFVNRAGRTMIILADGMGGHRAGNIASEMAVTDLGVAWVDTQIDTVNEVREWFAHHLEVENQKIYQMGRDEAYKGMGTTLEALAIIDHQAIYAHIGDSRIGLIRGEEYRQLTSDHSLVNELLKAGQLTPEEAEAHPQKNIITQSIGQKDEIQPDLGIVSLEPGDYLVMNSDGLTNMISGSEIYDIVTSDISLDDKAATLVRFANNAGGLDNITVALVSIEEEAAL; encoded by the coding sequence ATGGAGATTTCATTATTAACAGATGTGGGTCAGAAACGTACAAATAATCAAGACTATGTCAATCTTTTTGTCAACCGTGCCGGTCGTACAATGATCATCTTGGCTGATGGGATGGGAGGACACCGTGCAGGTAATATTGCCAGCGAGATGGCAGTAACTGATTTAGGTGTTGCCTGGGTTGATACGCAGATTGACACCGTTAATGAAGTTCGCGAATGGTTTGCCCACCATCTTGAAGTTGAAAATCAAAAGATTTATCAAATGGGGCGTGATGAAGCCTACAAGGGAATGGGGACAACTCTAGAAGCCCTTGCAATTATTGATCATCAAGCTATTTATGCTCATATTGGAGATTCTAGAATCGGTCTCATTCGAGGAGAAGAGTACCGTCAACTGACAAGTGATCATTCTTTGGTCAATGAATTGCTCAAGGCGGGTCAATTGACACCTGAAGAAGCTGAGGCACATCCACAAAAGAATATCATCACACAGTCTATTGGGCAAAAAGATGAAATTCAACCTGACTTAGGAATTGTCAGCTTGGAACCAGGTGACTATCTGGTCATGAATAGTGACGGTCTAACCAATATGATTTCAGGCAGTGAGATCTATGATATTGTGACTAGCGATATCTCTCTTGATGATAAGGCAGCCACTTTGGTACGCTTTGCCAACAATGCCGGAGGGCTTGATAATATTACAGTTGCCCTTGTTTCGATTGAGGAGGAGGCGGCACTATGA
- a CDS encoding threonine/serine exporter family protein — MEESKKLNAVIDVIMLAGTILLRNGSEIYRVEDTMIRIAHSQGIMDCNVLAMPAAIFFSIENTNISRMKRVTSSSYNIEKVCDVNQISRQLVAGQLDLDTAFIQLKELNAKASPYTNVQLTAAATLSAPFFSIMFGGNVYDAIGAGVATLFAFTCSLYVEKFIRIPFMTAFAGALVFGLIAQFWARYSGLPSTADLVIAGAVMPFVPGIALTNAVRDIMTNHINSGMSKMFESLLITLALGAGTSVALVLMN, encoded by the coding sequence ATGGAAGAATCAAAAAAACTGAATGCAGTTATTGATGTCATCATGCTAGCTGGAACAATTCTGCTTCGCAATGGTTCTGAGATTTATCGTGTTGAAGATACCATGATTCGGATTGCTCATTCACAGGGCATTATGGATTGTAATGTTTTGGCCATGCCTGCCGCCATCTTTTTCTCCATTGAAAATACAAATATCTCTCGTATGAAGCGAGTTACATCCTCCTCTTATAATATTGAGAAGGTATGTGATGTTAACCAGATTTCACGACAACTTGTAGCAGGACAGCTTGATCTGGATACAGCCTTTATCCAACTAAAGGAATTAAATGCTAAGGCGTCTCCCTATACCAATGTTCAACTAACTGCTGCAGCGACTCTCAGTGCTCCCTTCTTTTCAATCATGTTTGGTGGGAATGTCTACGATGCAATCGGAGCAGGAGTGGCGACCTTATTTGCCTTTACTTGCTCTCTCTATGTAGAGAAGTTTATTCGTATTCCTTTTATGACAGCTTTTGCAGGTGCTCTTGTCTTTGGTTTGATTGCACAATTTTGGGCGCGCTATTCTGGTTTACCATCGACGGCGGATTTAGTGATTGCAGGTGCAGTTATGCCCTTTGTACCTGGAATTGCCCTGACCAATGCTGTTCGAGATATTATGACCAATCACATTAACTCTGGTATGAGCAAGATGTTTGAATCCTTGCTGATTACCCTTGCCTTAGGGGCTGGAACATCAGTCGCCCTCGTACTAATGAACTAA
- the rpoZ gene encoding DNA-directed RNA polymerase subunit omega: protein MMLKPSIDTLLDKVPSKYSLVILEAKRAHELEAGAPATQEFKSEKSTLRALEEIESGNVTIHPDPEGKREAVRRRIEEERRLKEEEEKKIKEQIAKEKEEGEKI, encoded by the coding sequence ATGATGCTTAAACCCTCTATTGATACCTTACTTGACAAGGTACCATCAAAATATTCACTCGTCATCTTGGAAGCAAAGCGTGCTCATGAATTAGAAGCTGGAGCACCTGCTACTCAAGAATTTAAATCTGAAAAATCTACTCTTCGTGCCCTGGAAGAAATTGAATCTGGGAATGTAACCATCCACCCAGATCCAGAAGGAAAACGCGAAGCTGTTCGTCGTCGTATCGAAGAAGAAAGACGATTGAAAGAAGAAGAAGAAAAGAAAATTAAAGAGCAAATCGCGAAAGAAAAAGAAGAAGGTGAAAAAATTTAA
- a CDS encoding threonine/serine exporter family protein → MTLTTFLLQALASLLAIITFLIVLNVQRSMLIPGGVLGMSIWLLYLILKEPTNVILATFIAAVIGSCVSQIMSILYKTPAVVFALAILAPLVPGYLSYRTTSFFVTGDYGHAISSAMLVMMLALVISIGMASGTVLLKLYHYLKKNRAS, encoded by the coding sequence ATGACACTAACAACATTTTTATTGCAAGCTCTGGCAAGTTTGCTTGCCATTATTACCTTTTTAATTGTTTTAAATGTCCAGCGTTCCATGCTCATCCCTGGTGGAGTTTTAGGGATGTCTATCTGGTTACTCTATCTGATACTCAAGGAACCAACCAATGTCATTTTGGCAACCTTTATTGCTGCTGTGATTGGTTCTTGTGTCAGCCAAATTATGAGTATCCTCTATAAGACACCAGCAGTTGTTTTTGCTCTGGCTATATTGGCGCCACTAGTACCAGGTTATCTATCTTATCGAACCACTTCCTTCTTCGTTACAGGTGACTACGGCCATGCCATTTCTAGTGCCATGTTAGTCATGATGTTGGCCCTTGTTATCTCCATTGGAATGGCCAGTGGGACAGTTTTGTTGAAATTGTATCATTATCTCAAAAAGAATCGAG
- the pknB gene encoding Stk1 family PASTA domain-containing Ser/Thr kinase: protein MIQIGKIFAGRYRIIKQIGRGGMADVYLAKDLILDGEEVAVKVLRTNYQTDPIAVARFQREARAMADLDHPHIVRITDIGEEDGQQYLAMEYVAGLDLKRYIKEHYPLSNEEAVRIMGQILLAMRLAHTKGIVHRDLKPQNILLTPDGTAKVTDFGIAVAFAETSLTQTNSMLGSVHYLSPEQARGSKATFQSDIYAMGIIFYEMLTGHIPYDGDSAVTIALQHFQKPLPSVIAENPSVPQALENVVIKATAKKLTDRYQSVSEMYVDLSSSLSYNRRNEPKLVFDDATKADTKTLPKVSQTTLTSIPKVQPQTDSHQATKASPEVSAKKSVEKPVKKRRFKARYLVLLASFVLVAASLVWILSRTPATIDIPNVAGQTVAEAKETLKKANFEVGDEKTEASETVEEGRVIRTDPEAGSNRKEGSKINLIISTGKQSFKIGNYIGKKSTDVIAELKEKKVPENLIKIEEEESSESEPGVILKQSLSEGTTYDLTKATSIVLTVAKKKKVTTVTMPNYVGYSLEFAKNNLKSLGISEDRIEIKEVEIAQEGIKEGEIAKQSPAPDEKLDLSNPIVKLYIYKPKKNSPPISQPSSEQNSGQTDTTNPTNPTQGNHPTTPTQDGTGSQRNQ from the coding sequence ATGATCCAAATCGGCAAGATTTTTGCCGGGCGGTATCGGATTATCAAACAAATTGGCCGTGGGGGTATGGCAGATGTCTACCTGGCCAAGGATTTGATTTTAGACGGGGAAGAGGTAGCTGTAAAGGTCCTGAGGACTAACTACCAGACTGACCCGATTGCTGTTGCGCGTTTTCAGCGTGAAGCGCGTGCAATGGCTGACTTAGATCATCCCCATATCGTTCGGATAACGGATATCGGTGAAGAGGACGGTCAACAGTACCTGGCTATGGAATATGTAGCTGGTCTTGATCTCAAGCGCTATATCAAGGAACACTATCCCCTCTCAAATGAAGAGGCTGTCCGTATCATGGGTCAGATTCTCTTAGCGATGCGCTTGGCGCACACTAAAGGTATTGTCCATCGTGACTTAAAGCCTCAAAATATTCTTTTAACTCCGGATGGGACGGCTAAGGTAACGGACTTTGGGATTGCCGTAGCCTTTGCAGAGACCAGTCTGACTCAGACCAACTCTATGTTGGGTTCTGTTCACTACTTGTCACCTGAGCAGGCTCGTGGTTCTAAAGCAACGTTCCAAAGTGACATCTATGCCATGGGGATTATTTTCTATGAAATGCTGACAGGGCATATCCCTTATGATGGCGATAGTGCAGTAACCATCGCTCTCCAGCATTTTCAAAAACCTCTTCCTTCGGTCATAGCTGAAAATCCATCTGTTCCCCAAGCTTTGGAGAATGTGGTCATCAAAGCAACTGCTAAAAAGCTAACAGATCGATACCAGTCGGTTTCAGAGATGTATGTTGATTTATCTAGCAGTCTATCTTATAACCGCAGAAATGAACCTAAACTTGTTTTTGATGATGCTACTAAGGCGGACACAAAGACATTGCCAAAGGTTTCTCAAACAACCTTGACCTCTATTCCTAAGGTTCAACCACAGACAGATAGCCATCAGGCAACTAAAGCTAGCCCAGAAGTAAGCGCTAAAAAATCTGTGGAAAAACCAGTGAAAAAACGTCGTTTTAAAGCACGCTATCTGGTTCTACTAGCAAGTTTCGTACTGGTTGCGGCTTCTCTAGTATGGATTTTATCCAGAACACCAGCTACCATCGATATTCCAAATGTAGCAGGTCAAACAGTTGCTGAAGCTAAGGAAACCTTGAAAAAAGCCAACTTTGAAGTTGGTGATGAGAAAACGGAAGCTAGTGAAACAGTCGAGGAAGGACGAGTGATTCGGACAGATCCTGAGGCAGGTAGTAACCGAAAAGAGGGAAGTAAGATTAATCTGATTATTTCAACTGGTAAGCAATCCTTTAAGATTGGTAATTACATTGGTAAGAAGTCTACAGATGTCATTGCTGAGTTGAAGGAGAAAAAAGTTCCCGAAAATCTGATTAAGATTGAGGAGGAAGAGTCCAGTGAATCGGAACCAGGTGTGATTTTGAAACAGAGTTTATCTGAAGGTACGACCTATGATCTTACTAAGGCTACTTCCATCGTCTTGACAGTTGCTAAAAAGAAAAAGGTTACAACTGTGACCATGCCAAACTATGTTGGATATAGTCTTGAATTTGCAAAAAATAATCTCAAAAGTTTAGGTATTAGTGAAGATAGAATTGAAATTAAAGAAGTGGAGATAGCACAAGAAGGAATTAAAGAAGGTGAGATTGCCAAACAAAGTCCCGCACCCGATGAAAAACTTGATTTAAGCAATCCGATAGTTAAACTCTATATTTATAAACCTAAAAAAAATTCACCACCAATTAGTCAACCTTCGTCAGAACAAAATTCTGGTCAAACTGACACAACAAACCCTACAAACCCTACGCAGGGTAACCATCCAACAACACCTACACAAGATGGAACTGGAAGTCAACGAAATCAATAG
- a CDS encoding primosomal protein N' → MAIAKIIVDVPLMQTDQPYSYKIPEEFEGMLEVGMRVHVPFGKANRLIQGIVLGLESQSDADVADEDLKEIAEVLDFSPVLTEEQLWLAEELRKSVFSYKISILKAMLPGFLNSSYDKILYPLEGLSQEDKERLFGSQESLAFSSLDLEKQAEMMRLTRKGILKLEYQAVDQKKVKTQSWIQVNLDKLEKLAISNRAKKKLELRDYLLAHPESTPLATLLEHYSREQVNFFVEQGALTILQKEVQRSAAYFEGIESNQALELNPEQKQACEAVVGAIGKKHPPFLLQGITGSGKTEVYLQIIQGALDMGKTAIVLVPEISLTPQMTERFIARFGEQVAILHSGLSNGEKYDEWRKVERGDAQVVVGARSAIFAPLKNLGVIIIDEEHEASYKQDSNPRYHARDVALLRAQYNQAALVLGSATPSLESRARAGKGVYQHLRLTQRANPLASIPEVQLIDFRDYIGQNETSNFTPPLIEAIQDRLDKKEQVVLMLNRRGYSSFVMCRECGTVDTCPNCDISLTLHMDTKTMNCHYCGFSKEIPHVCPNCQSRSIRYYGTGTQKAYDELAELFPEARILRMDVDTTRKKGSHQALLEQFGKGEADILLGTQMIAKGLDFPNVTLVGVLNADTALNLPDFRSSERTFQLLTQVAGRAGRAEKAGQVLIQSYNPQHYAIRFAKDQDYEGFYAYEMGIRRQLGYPPYYFTIGITLSHKKEEEVLRRAYQVMEILRSGLSDASIILGPTPKPIARTHNLYHYQILIKYRLEDELGPTLNQVLALTQERENSELRLSIDHEPQQFL, encoded by the coding sequence ATGGCTATTGCAAAAATCATTGTGGATGTTCCCTTGATGCAGACAGACCAGCCCTATAGCTACAAGATTCCAGAGGAATTTGAAGGGATGCTGGAAGTTGGCATGCGGGTTCATGTACCTTTTGGGAAGGCCAATCGCTTGATTCAGGGAATTGTTCTTGGGTTGGAGTCTCAATCTGATGCAGATGTGGCAGACGAGGACTTAAAAGAAATTGCCGAGGTGCTGGACTTTTCTCCTGTTTTAACAGAGGAACAACTCTGGTTGGCTGAAGAACTACGTAAGTCAGTCTTCTCATACAAAATTTCTATTCTAAAAGCTATGCTTCCGGGATTTTTGAATTCTAGCTATGATAAGATCCTCTATCCTCTGGAAGGCTTGAGTCAGGAAGATAAAGAGCGATTGTTCGGTTCGCAAGAATCTCTAGCCTTTTCATCTCTCGACCTGGAAAAGCAAGCTGAGATGATGCGATTGACCCGAAAAGGGATCTTGAAGCTAGAGTATCAGGCTGTGGATCAGAAGAAAGTTAAAACGCAGTCTTGGATTCAAGTGAATCTTGACAAATTAGAAAAGCTAGCAATCTCAAACCGTGCCAAGAAGAAATTGGAACTGCGAGATTATTTATTAGCACATCCAGAAAGCACTCCTTTGGCTACTTTGTTAGAACATTACTCACGAGAACAAGTCAATTTCTTTGTGGAACAGGGTGCTTTGACGATTCTTCAAAAGGAAGTTCAACGCTCAGCTGCCTACTTTGAAGGAATCGAGTCAAATCAAGCCCTAGAATTAAATCCAGAGCAAAAACAAGCCTGTGAGGCGGTTGTTGGAGCGATTGGAAAGAAACATCCTCCATTTCTTCTACAAGGAATCACTGGAAGTGGGAAAACCGAGGTTTATCTGCAGATTATCCAAGGGGCCCTGGATATGGGGAAAACAGCGATTGTTCTTGTACCAGAGATCTCTCTGACACCCCAAATGACAGAGCGCTTTATTGCTCGTTTTGGTGAGCAAGTTGCCATCCTCCATTCGGGTTTGTCCAATGGTGAAAAGTATGATGAGTGGCGCAAGGTGGAGCGTGGAGATGCTCAGGTAGTTGTAGGGGCCAGGTCTGCTATTTTTGCACCTTTAAAAAATCTAGGTGTTATCATTATCGATGAAGAGCATGAGGCTAGTTATAAGCAAGATAGCAATCCGCGTTATCATGCTAGGGATGTGGCTCTTTTACGAGCTCAGTATAATCAAGCTGCCCTAGTCCTTGGTTCTGCAACACCGAGTCTAGAAAGTCGTGCGCGTGCTGGTAAGGGTGTTTATCAACATCTACGCCTGACGCAACGGGCCAATCCTTTAGCAAGTATACCTGAAGTTCAACTGATTGACTTCCGTGATTATATTGGGCAAAATGAAACGTCAAACTTTACACCACCTCTGATTGAGGCAATACAAGATCGACTGGATAAAAAAGAGCAAGTGGTTCTCATGCTCAATCGTCGTGGTTATTCTAGCTTTGTTATGTGTCGGGAATGTGGGACTGTTGATACCTGTCCCAACTGCGATATTTCTCTTACTCTGCACATGGATACTAAGACTATGAATTGTCATTATTGTGGTTTTTCTAAGGAAATTCCTCATGTCTGTCCAAACTGTCAAAGTCGCAGTATTCGTTACTATGGAACAGGAACTCAGAAAGCCTACGATGAGCTAGCGGAACTCTTTCCAGAGGCACGCATTCTACGCATGGATGTGGATACAACTCGTAAAAAAGGCAGTCACCAAGCTTTACTTGAGCAGTTTGGCAAGGGTGAAGCGGATATTCTTCTGGGAACCCAGATGATTGCCAAGGGCTTGGATTTTCCAAATGTGACCCTTGTCGGAGTTCTCAATGCGGACACAGCCTTGAACCTGCCTGATTTCCGTTCTTCTGAGAGAACTTTCCAACTCTTGACCCAGGTGGCAGGACGAGCAGGAAGAGCTGAAAAAGCTGGGCAGGTCTTGATCCAGTCTTACAATCCTCAGCACTATGCTATTCGCTTTGCCAAGGATCAGGACTATGAAGGCTTTTATGCCTATGAAATGGGTATCAGACGTCAGTTGGGTTATCCACCTTATTATTTCACAATTGGAATTACCTTGTCTCATAAGAAAGAAGAAGAGGTTCTTAGACGTGCTTATCAAGTCATGGAAATATTGCGGTCAGGTTTGTCGGATGCTAGTATCATCCTTGGACCAACGCCAAAACCTATCGCTCGTACTCATAACCTCTATCATTATCAAATTTTAATTAAATACCGTTTAGAAGATGAGCTGGGTCCAACCCTTAACCAGGTCTTGGCCTTGACACAAGAACGGGAAAATAGCGAACTTCGTCTCAGTATTGACCACGAACCGCAACAATTTTTATAA
- the rsmB gene encoding 16S rRNA (cytosine(967)-C(5))-methyltransferase RsmB — protein MTKVETARSLALEVLEDVFVNQAYSNIALNKHLKGSQLSVADKGLVTELVYGTVARKLTLEWYLSHFIQDRDKLDSWLYVLLLMSVYQLQYLDKLPDHAVVNEAVELAKLRKKGSEKLVNAVLRRILREGLPDITSIKRKNKRDSIAYSLPVWLVSKLKEEYGEERAQAIFESLLRRNKASIRVTDLSRKEEIKALLGASDSHLSPAGLVKEQGYFASHDLFSEGLITIQDESSQLVAPTLELQGDEQVLDACAAPGGKTAHMASYLMTGQVTALDLYDHKLTLIQENAQRLGVADRVQTQKLDARKVHEFFGKDQFDKILVDAPCSGIGLLRRKPDIKYNKETADFASLQEIQLEILGSVCQTLRKGGIITYSTCTIVSEENFQVVQAFLESHPEFEQVKLEHECKDIVKNGCILITPELYGSDGFFISQFRKISN, from the coding sequence GTGACTAAAGTAGAAACGGCTAGAAGTTTAGCCTTAGAGGTGCTAGAAGACGTCTTTGTCAATCAAGCATATTCCAATATCGCCCTAAATAAACACCTCAAGGGAAGTCAACTATCAGTTGCAGATAAGGGTTTGGTGACAGAGCTGGTCTATGGAACTGTAGCTCGAAAACTTACATTGGAGTGGTACTTGTCTCATTTTATCCAAGACAGAGACAAGTTAGATAGCTGGCTCTATGTTCTTCTTCTCATGAGTGTCTATCAACTCCAATATCTAGATAAGCTACCTGACCATGCAGTGGTCAATGAAGCAGTGGAACTGGCTAAACTTCGAAAAAAGGGGAGCGAAAAACTAGTCAATGCAGTCCTTCGTCGTATCTTGCGTGAGGGTTTGCCAGATATTACCAGTATCAAACGTAAAAATAAGCGTGATTCCATTGCCTACTCTTTGCCAGTTTGGTTGGTTTCTAAGCTCAAGGAAGAGTATGGTGAAGAGCGAGCGCAAGCGATTTTTGAAAGTCTATTGAGGCGTAATAAAGCCAGTATTCGCGTAACAGATTTGAGCCGAAAAGAGGAAATCAAAGCTTTGCTTGGTGCAAGTGATTCTCATTTATCTCCTGCTGGTCTGGTTAAGGAACAGGGGTATTTTGCTAGTCATGACTTGTTTTCAGAAGGACTTATTACTATCCAAGATGAGTCAAGTCAACTGGTTGCACCGACACTAGAGCTACAAGGCGACGAGCAGGTTTTAGATGCTTGTGCAGCTCCTGGCGGAAAGACCGCCCATATGGCATCCTATCTGATGACAGGTCAGGTGACGGCTCTAGATCTCTATGACCACAAACTCACTTTAATTCAAGAGAATGCTCAGCGTTTAGGTGTAGCGGACCGTGTCCAAACGCAAAAACTAGACGCTCGAAAAGTGCATGAATTTTTTGGTAAGGATCAATTTGATAAGATTCTTGTTGATGCCCCTTGTTCAGGGATTGGTCTATTGCGTCGAAAACCAGATATCAAATATAATAAAGAGACAGCAGATTTCGCGTCATTACAGGAAATTCAATTGGAAATATTAGGTAGTGTTTGTCAAACGCTACGTAAAGGTGGTATAATAACGTATAGTACCTGTACTATTGTCTCGGAAGAGAACTTTCAAGTGGTTCAAGCTTTTTTAGAAAGTCATCCCGAGTTTGAGCAGGTTAAACTAGAACATGAATGTAAGGATATCGTGAAAAATGGTTGTATCCTCATTACTCCGGAATTATACGGAAGTGATGGATTCTTTATCAGCCAATTTCGTAAGATATCCAATTAG
- the gmk gene encoding guanylate kinase has translation MADRGLLIVFSGPSGVGKGTVRREIFESSENQFQYSVSMTTRAQRPGEVDGVDYFFRTREEFEELIRQGQMLEYAEYVGNYYGTPLTYVNETLDKGIDVFLEIEVQGALQVKKKVPDAVFIFLTPPDLEELQDRLVGRGTDSAEVIAQRIEKAKEEIALMREYDYAIVNDHVSLAAERVKRVIEAEHFRVDRVIGHYQDMLPKSPTIR, from the coding sequence ATGGCAGACCGAGGCTTACTAATCGTTTTTTCAGGTCCTTCTGGAGTTGGAAAAGGAACGGTTAGACGAGAAATTTTTGAGAGTTCTGAAAATCAATTTCAATATTCTGTATCTATGACAACACGGGCACAACGTCCAGGTGAAGTAGATGGTGTTGATTATTTCTTCCGTACACGGGAGGAATTTGAAGAGTTGATCCGTCAAGGGCAAATGTTAGAGTATGCAGAGTATGTGGGTAACTACTATGGAACTCCTCTGACTTATGTTAATGAAACGCTTGATAAGGGAATCGATGTCTTTCTTGAAATTGAAGTGCAGGGAGCTCTTCAAGTCAAGAAAAAGGTTCCAGATGCGGTCTTTATCTTTTTGACACCGCCAGATTTGGAAGAATTGCAAGACCGTCTCGTAGGCCGTGGTACAGATAGTGCAGAAGTGATTGCTCAGCGTATCGAAAAAGCCAAGGAAGAAATTGCTTTGATGCGTGAGTATGACTATGCTATTGTCAATGACCATGTTTCTTTAGCTGCCGAGCGTGTGAAACGTGTCATTGAAGCTGAACATTTCCGTGTAGACCGCGTGATTGGTCACTATCAGGATATGCTACCAAAGTCTCCGACTATTCGATAA